The Oikeobacillus pervagus genomic interval AATCAGGATGAAGAATTAACAAATTTAATTGTTAAAATCTTTAAAGACAGTCGGAATATTTATGGACAAAGGAAAATAAAAAAAGAGCTCCAAAAGCAAGGATGGCAAGTGTCACGTCGTCGTATTGGACGAATTATGAAGGAACAAGGACTTGTCTCCAAGTATACAGTAGCTCAATTTAAACCTAGAAAAACAGCGGTAAATGAGTCTGAAATTGGAAATACACTGAATCGGGAATTTAATCAAGACAAAGAATTAAAAGTGATTGTGAGTGATTTAACATACGTTCGAGTTAAGCAAAAATGGCATTATATTTGTGTTCTAGTGGATTTATATAATCGTGAAATTATTGGTTACAGTGCTGGCCCTAATAAGAGTGCTGAGCTAGTTCAACGTGCCTTTTCAACGGTGAAATATAATCTAAATCGCCTTGAATTATTCCACACAGATCGAGGGAGTGAGTTTAAAAACCAGCTTATAGACGAGGCGTTAGAGACATTTGGCATTGAGAGATCATTGAGTGAAAAAGGAACACCTTATGACAATGCGGTTGCCGAGGCAACGTTCAAAACGATTAAAACAGAATTCGTTAGCGGGAGGGTATTCGCTAGTCAGCAGGAACTTGATCTTGAGTTA includes:
- a CDS encoding IS3 family transposase (programmed frameshift) gives rise to the protein MAKRERRTFSKEFKEQIVQLHASGKPRAEIIKEYELTPSAFDKWVRQHKSSGSFEEKDNRTPEQEELIRLRKENQRLTMENDIFKASRADNGTKVDVIRNNRHKYSISAMCSVLQLPRSTYYYEAKIRDNQDEELTNLIVKIFKDSRNIYGQRKIKKELQKQGWQVSRRRIGRIMKEQGLVSKYTVAQFKPRKTAVNESEIGNTLNREFNQDKELKVIVSDLTYVRVKQKWHYICVLVDLYNREIIGYSAGPNKSAELVQRAFSTVKYNLNRLELFHTDRGSEFKNQLIDEALETFGIERSLSEKGTPYDNAVAEATFKTIKTEFVSGRVFASQQELDLELFDYVNWFNNIRIHGSLDYLTPNEYKCKHQAEMSTI